The genomic interval GCGGCTCTGGACCATCCATCGTAGCCTTGGCGCGCGAGAGATGCAGTGAGATCGAGGAAATGCTTGCGCAGAGCTACCATCCACTGGGGATTCCATTTCGGACCTCGATTCTGCACGTCCACAATCCGTCGGCGACTATGATTGCGCCGCTTCTGTGCACTTCGTGAAAATCACCGGAGGATCGGCGAACACGAAGGTCACGAGGCGCAACAGAAGAGGTCACAAATGAACCGCTTCTTAGTGACCTCTTGTGTTGCGCTTCGTGACCTTCGTGTTCGCCGTTCTCCGGTCTATGCACATAAGAAAAACTGATTTTCGCAATCAAAAGATTCAATTCAGAGAACATCTAAATCCGGCACACTCACAGCTAAGCTGTTGTTCATCTTTTTCGGCGCATTTCACAAAACAATGAACAAAGATCTCCTTCGCAGACGGCTGTGGCTGTGTGGCGGCAGTGTCTTTGTGGTACTGGCTACCCGCATCGCTGGTGTGGCACAAAGCGCGTCTCCCGATCGCATCGCGCAACTGGAACAGCAGGTAAAAGCCGCACAGTCATCGGCGGACAATGCGTGGATGCTGGTGAGCGCGGCGTTGGTCCTCATGATGACCGGCCCGGGCCTGGCTCTTTTCTATGGCGGCTTGGTGCGCAAGAAGAACGTGCTGGCGACCATGCTGCAGAGCTTCGCCATGATGGCGCTGATCACTGTGATCTGGGCGATCATCGGCTACAGCCTGTGTTTTGGGGCAGGGAACAGCTTCATCGGTGGACTGCACAACATGTTTCTGCACGGAGTCGGCATCGCTCCCGATCCTGACTACGCCGCGACCATTCCTGCGCAAACCTTCATGATTTACCAATTGATGTTTGCCATCATCACGCCGGCTCTGATCACGGGTGCCTTTGCCGAACGCATGAAGTTCAGCGCCATGCTGCTCTTCATGACCTTGTGGTCGCTGGTTGTCTACGCCCCCATGGCTCACATGGTGTGGGGCAAAGGTGGGTGGCTGAACGCCGCGCTTGGAGGACGTTTTCCCAGTTTGGATTTCGCCGGCGGAACGGTTGTTCACGTGACCTCCGGAGTCTCGGCATTGGTTTGCGCCGCTTATCTTGGACGCAGGCTTGGTTATCCCAAAGAGCCGATGCCGCCACACAGCGTGGTGCTGAGTTTTGTCGGTGCATGTCTGCTGTGGGTAGGATGGTTCGGTTTCAATGCGGGGAGCGCGCTGGCGTCGAGCGGACTGGCTACGAGCGCGTTCGTGAACACGCACTTTGCCGCGGCGGCTGCTGCTTTAGGTTGGGCTGTTGCTGAATGGGTGCGCAACGGCAAGCCAAGCGCCCTCGGTGCTATTTCGGGAAGCGTCGCCGGACTGGTGGCGATTACTCCCGCTGCCGGATTTGTTACTCCGATGTCGTCGTTGGTGATTGGGGCAATTGCGGGAGTGTTCTGCTACTTCATGGTGGCGAAAGTCAAAGCCTGGTTCAGATATGATGACTCGCTCGACGCCTTTGGCGTTCACGGCGCTGGTGGAACTATCGGAGCGCTGCTCACGGGGATCTTTGCCACGAGCAGCATCAATCCGATTTATCACGACGCGCAAGGCAATGTGCTGCCCTCTGGAGTCGTAGATGGTCACTGGGGTCAGCTTGGAAATCAGTGCATCGCCGTGCTGATCGCGTGGGGAATCGCGATTGTGGGCACGCTGATTATTCTGAAGATCGTCGATGTGCTGATTGGGCTGCGAGTTCCCGCAGATCACGAAGTCCAAGGACTCGATCTCAGCCAGCACGGCGAAGAAGGTTATTATTGGGAACTCTCGGCGTCGTGAGAGCCCATTTTAACCGTGGAGACGGGGCACGGAGGAAACCCAAAAACACAATTGAACACGGAGGACACGAAGGGCACGGAGATTTTTTCCTCCTATAACGAAAGAGGCGCAAATTTTTCAGAGCAAAAGAAAGATCGTCGTTCGACCAGGCAAGCTGCAGCACGTAGACTTGAACCTTCGTTCCTCCGTGTCCTCCGTGTTCAATTTGCCTTTAGCGCTTTCTTGTCGTCCGTGGCTCCGTGGCGAAAAAGAGGCAGCAATTTCATAACGAGGCATTCATGGGAATGACGAAGATAGAGGCGATCATCCAGCCATCGAAGCTGGAGCCGGCGAAAGAAGCGCTGCTCGAGATCGGCGTCGAAGGGATGACCATCATCGAGGTGCGCGGCCATGGCCGGCAGAAGGGGCACACGGAAATCTATCGTGGACGCGAGTATACTGTGGACCTTTTGCCGAAGATCAAACTGGAACTCGTGCTGTCGGACGAACTGGTCGACCGGGCAGTACAGACCATTATTTCTGTCACGCGGACCGGACGCATCGGAGACGGAAAGATTTTCCTCTCGCGTATCGATGAAGCCATTCGCATTCGCAACGAGGAGCGCGGCCTGAACGCT from Terriglobales bacterium carries:
- a CDS encoding ammonium transporter, translating into MNKDLLRRRLWLCGGSVFVVLATRIAGVAQSASPDRIAQLEQQVKAAQSSADNAWMLVSAALVLMMTGPGLALFYGGLVRKKNVLATMLQSFAMMALITVIWAIIGYSLCFGAGNSFIGGLHNMFLHGVGIAPDPDYAATIPAQTFMIYQLMFAIITPALITGAFAERMKFSAMLLFMTLWSLVVYAPMAHMVWGKGGWLNAALGGRFPSLDFAGGTVVHVTSGVSALVCAAYLGRRLGYPKEPMPPHSVVLSFVGACLLWVGWFGFNAGSALASSGLATSAFVNTHFAAAAAALGWAVAEWVRNGKPSALGAISGSVAGLVAITPAAGFVTPMSSLVIGAIAGVFCYFMVAKVKAWFRYDDSLDAFGVHGAGGTIGALLTGIFATSSINPIYHDAQGNVLPSGVVDGHWGQLGNQCIAVLIAWGIAIVGTLIILKIVDVLIGLRVPADHEVQGLDLSQHGEEGYYWELSAS
- a CDS encoding P-II family nitrogen regulator — protein: MTKIEAIIQPSKLEPAKEALLEIGVEGMTIIEVRGHGRQKGHTEIYRGREYTVDLLPKIKLELVLSDELVDRAVQTIISVTRTGRIGDGKIFLSRIDEAIRIRNEERGLNAL